A section of the Metabacillus endolithicus genome encodes:
- a CDS encoding macrolide family glycosyltransferase yields the protein MSKIVIFSIPAHGHTNPTLPVVTELVSQGHEVWYYSFFEFQEKIESAGARFISCDQFLPPMSQKELNRKVGKDFAALIEMIVDTTVALDEKVCQELREYQPDCIVSDSLCFWGKLIAIKLDIPYICSTTTFAFNNHTAKLIKRSLREIVRMITGMPRINKKIELLRSHGYDVNSFISIIQNDNETDTIVYTSKAFQPMADTFSDNYTFVGPSIRQTALASNGADNKKLVYVSLGTVLNNNKQFYKNCISAFENSPYNVVLSIGKKIEIASLGNLPDNIIVQNHVDQISVLKKADVFITHCGMNSVNESLYYGVPMVLFPLHSEQRVVADRVVELGAGIQLRKNKPKLLETAVNNIINNAIYSENAQKISETFRNAGGAIKAAAIILSKTKEKGSG from the coding sequence ATGAGCAAAATTGTTATCTTTTCTATTCCAGCGCACGGACATACAAACCCAACACTTCCTGTTGTAACAGAGTTAGTAAGTCAAGGTCATGAAGTATGGTACTACTCATTCTTTGAGTTTCAAGAAAAAATAGAATCTGCGGGAGCTAGATTTATTTCATGTGATCAATTCTTACCCCCTATGTCCCAAAAAGAATTAAATCGCAAAGTGGGAAAAGATTTTGCTGCATTAATAGAAATGATTGTAGATACAACAGTTGCTTTAGATGAAAAGGTATGTCAAGAATTAAGAGAATACCAGCCTGATTGCATAGTATCTGATTCTTTATGTTTTTGGGGAAAATTAATTGCAATAAAACTGGATATACCCTATATCTGTTCAACAACTACTTTTGCCTTTAATAATCATACAGCAAAATTAATAAAACGGAGTTTAAGAGAAATCGTGAGAATGATAACAGGAATGCCGAGAATAAATAAGAAGATTGAGTTGCTTCGCTCACATGGATATGATGTTAATAGTTTTATTTCTATCATTCAAAATGATAATGAAACAGATACTATTGTGTATACATCAAAAGCATTTCAACCTATGGCTGATACTTTTTCCGACAACTATACATTTGTCGGTCCTTCTATTCGGCAAACAGCATTAGCTTCGAATGGAGCTGATAATAAAAAGCTTGTTTACGTTTCATTAGGAACTGTACTCAATAACAATAAGCAATTCTACAAAAATTGTATAAGTGCCTTTGAGAATAGTCCTTACAATGTAGTGTTGTCTATCGGCAAAAAAATAGAAATTGCTTCTCTTGGTAATCTTCCAGACAATATTATTGTTCAGAACCATGTTGATCAAATCTCCGTTTTAAAGAAAGCAGATGTATTTATTACACATTGTGGGATGAATAGTGTAAATGAAAGTTTGTACTATGGAGTTCCAATGGTGTTATTTCCATTACATAGTGAACAAAGAGTTGTAGCAGATCGGGTAGTAGAACTTGGAGCTGGGATTCAACTAAGAAAAAATAAACCGAAATTATTGGAAACAGCGGTAAATAATATAATAAATAATGCAATATACTCAGAAAATGCACAAAAAATTTCAGAGACCTTTCGGAATGCGGGAGGAGCTATAAAAGCAGCTGCTATTATATTAAGCAAAACGAAAGAAAAGGGAAGTGGATAA
- a CDS encoding efflux RND transporter permease subunit — translation MIVTVICALATLKVSVNYDMKDYLPDDAQSTIAMNIMEQEFEGSVPTNRVMIHDVTIQEALDFKEELAAIDGVSDVTWLDDAVDLKSPLEMADEETVETYYKENKALFSFSIREGDEVAITDEIYKLIGEDHAMAGESLNTATQQKMAGTESMYAGALLVPIIILILVLSTNSWIEPLFFLTAIGVSVLINMGSNIFLGEVSFVTQSVAPILQLAVSLDYAIFLLHSFADYRKKVADPHEAMELAMKKSFSAITASASTTFFGFIALSFMNFEIGSDLGINLVKGILLSFISVMVFLPALTLLFYKWIDKTQHKPLLPSFKNKGNAVLKLRIPSLILVLLVIVPAFLAQSQTNFIYGIGDQPETTRAGSDFQEIKDQFGESTPIVLLVPKGDVTKEDELVQELENIEHVSSVLAYVNTVGAAIPPEYLDQSITEPFYSENYSRMILQTNTKNEGEEAFQLIEKVHSTADQYYDKVYSVGESVTLYDIKKTVQKDNQLVNLLTIVTVAFVLFVTFKSLSIPLILLLTIQTAVWINLSVPYFTDSSLVYVGYLLISIIQLAATVDYAILLTDAYKEYRKEMTALQAIKKTIDEKMFAIGISASILSSVGFILWITSSNPIVTSIGLLLGRGALLAFIMVVLFLPACMLVFDKLITKTTWKANFYKEED, via the coding sequence ATGATTGTTACAGTCATCTGTGCACTAGCTACTTTAAAAGTGTCGGTCAATTATGATATGAAGGATTACTTACCGGATGATGCTCAGTCAACAATCGCAATGAACATAATGGAGCAGGAATTTGAGGGAAGTGTTCCAACGAATCGAGTTATGATTCATGATGTGACCATACAGGAAGCTTTAGATTTTAAAGAGGAGCTTGCAGCAATTGACGGTGTATCAGACGTTACCTGGTTAGATGATGCTGTTGACTTGAAATCTCCACTTGAAATGGCTGATGAAGAAACGGTAGAAACCTACTATAAAGAAAATAAAGCATTATTTTCATTCAGCATTCGTGAAGGTGATGAAGTAGCAATCACCGATGAGATTTATAAGCTCATCGGTGAAGATCATGCGATGGCGGGGGAATCACTTAATACAGCAACACAACAAAAAATGGCTGGTACCGAATCGATGTACGCAGGTGCATTACTAGTGCCGATTATCATCTTAATTTTAGTTTTATCCACCAATTCTTGGATAGAGCCATTATTTTTCTTAACAGCTATTGGTGTTTCTGTATTAATTAACATGGGATCAAACATTTTCCTTGGAGAAGTTTCCTTTGTTACTCAATCAGTCGCACCAATTTTACAGCTTGCCGTATCACTAGATTATGCAATTTTCCTCCTTCATAGTTTTGCAGACTATCGGAAAAAGGTCGCAGATCCTCACGAAGCAATGGAGCTCGCGATGAAAAAATCATTTTCAGCGATTACGGCAAGTGCGTCAACCACATTTTTTGGTTTTATCGCGTTATCGTTTATGAATTTTGAAATTGGTTCGGATCTAGGAATTAATCTAGTAAAAGGAATTTTATTAAGCTTTATTAGTGTGATGGTTTTCCTTCCTGCACTAACACTATTGTTTTATAAATGGATTGATAAAACTCAGCACAAACCATTACTACCAAGCTTTAAAAACAAGGGAAATGCTGTGCTAAAACTAAGAATACCGAGTTTGATTTTAGTTTTACTAGTCATTGTTCCTGCATTTCTAGCACAAAGTCAGACGAACTTTATTTATGGTATAGGAGACCAGCCTGAGACAACAAGAGCTGGAAGTGATTTTCAAGAAATAAAAGATCAGTTCGGAGAAAGCACGCCGATCGTCTTGCTTGTTCCTAAAGGGGATGTCACCAAAGAGGATGAGCTGGTACAAGAGTTAGAAAATATCGAGCATGTGTCTAGTGTGCTGGCTTATGTGAATACGGTTGGTGCTGCAATTCCACCAGAGTATTTGGATCAGTCAATTACAGAGCCATTTTATTCTGAAAATTATAGCCGAATGATTCTTCAAACAAATACGAAAAACGAAGGAGAAGAGGCATTTCAGTTAATTGAAAAAGTCCACAGTACAGCAGATCAATACTATGATAAAGTCTATTCTGTTGGAGAAAGTGTAACATTGTATGATATTAAAAAAACGGTTCAAAAAGATAACCAATTGGTAAATCTATTAACCATTGTTACGGTTGCATTCGTTTTGTTTGTAACATTTAAATCACTGTCAATTCCTTTAATCCTACTTCTTACTATTCAAACGGCTGTTTGGATTAATCTATCTGTACCGTACTTTACTGATTCTTCATTAGTGTATGTTGGCTATTTGTTAATCAGCATTATCCAGCTTGCGGCAACAGTAGATTATGCCATTTTATTAACAGATGCCTATAAAGAGTATCGAAAAGAAATGACTGCGTTACAAGCAATTAAGAAAACAATTGATGAAAAAATGTTTGCGATTGGAATATCTGCTTCGATTTTATCAAGTGTTGGATTTATCCTTTGGATTACCTCGTCAAACCCAATAGTCACTTCAATCGGTTTATTGTTAGGGAGAGGTGCATTACTTGCGTTTATTATGGTCGTGCTCTTTTTGCCAGCATGTATGTTGGTCTTCGATAAACTTATTACAAAAACAACCTGGAAAGCTAACTTTTA
- a CDS encoding BH0509 family protein yields the protein MSQLARQSKVKDLLAKKKFNEKEIAEMTDPQIEYYHWLYFEDSVYDYM from the coding sequence ATGAGCCAATTAGCTAGACAATCTAAAGTGAAGGATTTATTAGCGAAGAAAAAATTCAATGAAAAAGAAATCGCAGAAATGACAGATCCGCAAATTGAATACTATCACTGGCTCTATTTTGAAGATTCTGTTTACGACTATATGTAA
- a CDS encoding D-serine ammonia-lyase, with the protein MKIIHGKTLEEWKRDNPNLHTIMETEETFWRNPKYKDFEEAVSKLSITLADVKEAEERLIRFAPYLIKAFPETEEANGVIESRTIRIPKMKKAMENHYKMQVNQEVFLKADNLLPISGSIKARGGIYEVLKYAERIAIDNGMLSYDDDYSILTNKSFGELFSQYSIAVGSTGNLGLSIGIISAKLGFNVFVHMSADAKEWKKDLLKEKGVTVIEYNSDYSKAVTEGRRQAQANENMHFIDDENSKDLFLGYAVAALRLQKQLEELGIVVDEENPLFVYLPCGVGGGPGGVAFGLKLIFKDSVHCFFAEPTHSPAMLLGLLTGLHEKVSVQDFDIDNVTEADGLAVGRPSGFVGKLLEELISGVYTVEDEHLFQLLTMLVDTENINLEPSALAGFPGVIHIINQPDFQYPHATHLVWATGGSMLPEKMKKENYEKGKSYRKNKT; encoded by the coding sequence ATGAAAATAATTCATGGTAAAACATTAGAAGAATGGAAAAGAGACAATCCCAATCTACATACAATAATGGAAACAGAGGAAACATTTTGGAGGAATCCTAAATATAAAGATTTTGAAGAAGCTGTATCCAAACTTTCCATTACACTGGCTGATGTGAAGGAAGCGGAAGAAAGGCTAATAAGATTTGCACCATATCTTATCAAGGCTTTCCCAGAAACAGAAGAGGCTAATGGAGTGATTGAATCGCGAACTATTCGTATTCCTAAAATGAAAAAGGCAATGGAGAATCACTATAAGATGCAAGTAAATCAAGAAGTTTTCCTGAAAGCTGACAACTTGTTACCTATTTCAGGTTCCATTAAAGCTAGAGGTGGAATTTATGAAGTATTAAAATATGCTGAACGCATTGCTATAGACAACGGAATGTTATCATATGATGACGATTACTCTATTTTAACTAACAAATCGTTTGGAGAATTATTTTCACAATATTCCATCGCAGTAGGTTCGACAGGTAATCTCGGACTTAGTATTGGAATCATAAGTGCCAAATTAGGGTTCAACGTATTTGTTCATATGTCAGCTGATGCAAAAGAATGGAAAAAAGACTTATTAAAAGAAAAAGGCGTTACTGTTATTGAGTATAATTCCGACTATAGTAAAGCTGTTACTGAAGGAAGAAGGCAAGCTCAAGCAAATGAGAATATGCATTTTATAGATGATGAGAACTCGAAAGATCTGTTTTTAGGATACGCAGTCGCAGCGCTGCGATTACAAAAGCAATTAGAAGAGTTAGGGATAGTAGTTGATGAAGAAAATCCGTTATTCGTCTATTTACCTTGTGGAGTGGGGGGAGGTCCAGGCGGAGTTGCTTTCGGATTAAAATTGATTTTTAAGGATTCTGTGCATTGCTTCTTTGCAGAGCCAACTCATTCTCCAGCAATGCTTTTAGGTTTATTAACTGGACTACATGAAAAAGTGTCTGTCCAAGATTTTGATATTGATAATGTCACAGAAGCTGACGGATTAGCTGTAGGCAGACCTTCAGGTTTTGTTGGAAAGCTTTTAGAAGAACTCATCAGTGGGGTTTATACTGTTGAAGATGAACATCTTTTTCAATTGCTTACTATGTTAGTTGACACAGAAAATATAAATTTAGAACCTTCCGCTTTAGCTGGATTTCCAGGTGTAATACATATCATTAATCAACCCGATTTTCAGTATCCTCACGCAACTCATTTGGTGTGGGCAACAGGAGGAAGCATGTTACCGGAAAAGATGAAGAAGGAGAACTATGAAAAGGGGAAAAGTTACAGGAAAAATAAAACATAA
- a CDS encoding glycerophosphodiester phosphodiesterase, with protein sequence MKIKRFAALIFCITVTVLIVLNFPNLSSKKVKSPPNTNQLIVAHRGASGLAPEHTLASYELGEKVNGTYIEIDLQMTKDGHLVAMHDETVNRTTSGTGFVKDMTLNEIKKLDAGSWFNDMYPQYANEAYKGLEVPTLKEIFQTFGNEANYYIETKSPIVYRNMEEKLLELLDLYQLSSHNEGTKHVIIQSFSSKSLEKIHELNPNIPLVQLLAYKGNATISNKQLATIKKYAIGIGPNFQSIDQAYVEKVRKSGLDIHPYTINDKEEMENALLWGVTGVFTNDPELFQKVLNTFKSSENVGGKY encoded by the coding sequence ATGAAAATCAAACGTTTTGCCGCATTAATTTTCTGTATAACAGTCACAGTTCTCATCGTTTTGAATTTTCCGAATTTAAGTTCAAAGAAAGTAAAATCTCCTCCTAATACAAACCAATTGATTGTTGCACACCGTGGTGCTTCAGGACTTGCACCTGAACATACACTTGCTTCTTATGAGCTAGGTGAGAAGGTAAACGGAACTTATATAGAAATAGACCTTCAGATGACAAAAGATGGTCATCTTGTTGCCATGCATGATGAAACGGTGAATCGTACAACAAGTGGAACTGGATTCGTTAAGGATATGACATTGAATGAAATTAAAAAATTGGATGCGGGTTCGTGGTTTAATGACATGTACCCGCAATATGCGAACGAAGCTTATAAAGGATTGGAAGTACCTACACTGAAAGAAATTTTTCAAACGTTTGGAAATGAAGCCAATTATTATATTGAAACAAAATCACCTATTGTTTATCGAAATATGGAGGAAAAACTACTAGAACTTCTAGATCTCTATCAACTTTCAAGCCATAATGAAGGCACAAAACATGTAATTATCCAATCATTCAGTTCAAAGAGCTTAGAAAAAATTCACGAATTAAATCCTAATATCCCTTTAGTTCAGCTTCTAGCTTATAAAGGAAATGCTACTATTTCGAATAAACAGCTAGCTACTATTAAAAAATACGCAATCGGAATTGGTCCAAACTTTCAATCTATTGATCAAGCGTACGTAGAAAAGGTTAGAAAAAGTGGTCTTGACATTCATCCTTACACAATAAATGATAAGGAAGAAATGGAAAACGCATTGCTATGGGGAGTTACCGGTGTTTTTACGAATGATCCTGAACTTTTTCAAAAAGTATTAAATACATTTAAAAGCAGTGAAAACGTTGGTGGTAAATATTAA
- the adhP gene encoding alcohol dehydrogenase AdhP, producing the protein MKAAIVNEFKQKLEVKEIPVPTLEYGEILVKIKACGVCHTDLHAAHGDWPVKPKLPLVPGHEGVGEVVKVAEGVTSIKIGDIVGIPWLYSACGECEYCLTGRETLCHDQLNAGYSVDGGYAEYCKAPANYVVKVPSGVDLAEISPIFCAGVTTYKALKVSEAKPGDWVAIYGIGGLGHVALQYAKAMGFNVIAVDIQDDKLDLASELGADLTINGLKCDPIQEIKDKVGGVQSAISVAVTKKAFEQAYGSVKRGGTLVVVGLPNDELPIPIFDTVLNGVSVKGSIVGTRKDLQEAVQFAAEGKVKTNISTEPLDNINEVFERMEKGQINGRVVLTLE; encoded by the coding sequence ATGAAAGCTGCAATTGTAAACGAATTCAAACAAAAACTAGAGGTAAAAGAAATTCCAGTCCCAACTCTAGAGTATGGCGAAATTTTAGTGAAGATTAAAGCATGTGGAGTTTGTCACACTGACCTTCACGCTGCACACGGTGACTGGCCGGTAAAACCAAAGCTTCCATTAGTACCTGGACATGAAGGTGTTGGAGAAGTCGTAAAGGTGGCAGAAGGTGTAACTTCCATTAAAATTGGAGATATCGTTGGTATACCTTGGTTATACTCTGCATGTGGTGAATGTGAATACTGCTTAACAGGGAGAGAAACACTTTGTCATGATCAGTTAAATGCCGGCTATTCAGTTGACGGTGGTTATGCAGAATATTGCAAAGCACCTGCAAACTATGTTGTAAAAGTACCTTCTGGTGTTGATCTTGCTGAAATTTCTCCCATTTTCTGTGCTGGGGTTACAACATACAAGGCATTAAAAGTAAGTGAAGCTAAGCCTGGTGACTGGGTAGCGATTTATGGTATCGGTGGCCTTGGACATGTTGCTTTACAATATGCAAAAGCAATGGGTTTCAACGTTATTGCTGTTGATATTCAAGATGACAAGCTTGATTTAGCATCCGAATTAGGAGCAGATTTAACAATTAATGGCTTAAAATGTGATCCTATTCAAGAAATTAAAGATAAAGTAGGTGGAGTTCAATCAGCTATTAGTGTTGCGGTAACGAAAAAAGCATTTGAACAAGCTTACGGATCTGTTAAGCGTGGTGGAACTCTGGTTGTTGTTGGTCTTCCAAATGATGAGCTTCCAATTCCAATTTTCGATACTGTTCTTAACGGTGTTTCTGTAAAAGGTTCAATTGTTGGAACAAGAAAAGACCTCCAGGAAGCCGTACAGTTTGCTGCAGAAGGAAAAGTTAAAACAAATATATCAACAGAGCCACTTGATAACATCAATGAAGTATTCGAAAGAATGGAAAAAGGTCAAATTAACGGACGTGTTGTATTAACACTAGAATAA
- a CDS encoding YjcZ family sporulation protein, translating to MSGGYGSGAGFALIVVLFILLIIVGAAYVGGGY from the coding sequence ATGTCAGGTGGATATGGTTCTGGTGCAGGTTTTGCGCTAATCGTAGTACTATTTATTCTTTTAATTATCGTTGGTGCTGCTTATGTTGGCGGTGGTTACTAA
- a CDS encoding 5-methyltetrahydropteroyltriglutamate--homocysteine S-methyltransferase → MTKTLVKAPFRADHVGSLLRPERIHQARKDFQEGNLTSEQLHKIESEEIKKIVDKQIEVGLQAVTDGEFRRRFWHTDFLEHLNGVEGYVPESGFAFKGEETERYDVRVIGKISFNPEHPHIKEFLEFKEIVGDRAVAKQTIPKSNQLFNAGIRNLEIYPDIEEYTNDVIQTYKYAIKAFYDAGCRYLQLDDVYIAGLNAPEIPFNDSGFSREQLIDLALRVVNGVLEDKPEDLTITTHLCRGNYRSKWAFEGSYAKIAPTLFAKEKVNGFFLEYDDDRSGDFGPLDYIPNDGPRVVLGVFTSKHGHLEVKENIKARVEEATKYVPLEQLCISPQCGFASTHHGNILTEEEQWAKLKYIVDISKEIWG, encoded by the coding sequence ATGACAAAAACACTAGTAAAAGCGCCTTTCAGAGCCGATCACGTTGGAAGTCTATTACGTCCAGAAAGAATTCATCAAGCAAGAAAAGATTTCCAAGAGGGGAATTTAACGTCTGAACAACTACATAAAATTGAATCGGAAGAAATTAAAAAAATTGTTGATAAGCAAATCGAAGTTGGTTTGCAAGCTGTGACCGATGGTGAGTTTCGTCGTAGATTTTGGCACACAGATTTTCTAGAGCATTTAAACGGTGTAGAGGGATATGTTCCAGAAAGCGGGTTTGCATTCAAGGGTGAGGAAACAGAAAGATACGATGTTCGTGTTATCGGAAAAATTTCATTCAACCCTGAGCATCCTCATATAAAAGAATTCCTCGAGTTTAAAGAAATTGTCGGAGATCGTGCGGTTGCTAAACAAACGATTCCTAAATCGAACCAATTATTTAATGCAGGGATCCGTAACCTGGAAATTTATCCAGATATTGAAGAATATACGAATGATGTTATCCAAACATATAAGTATGCCATTAAAGCATTTTATGATGCTGGTTGCCGCTACTTACAACTAGACGATGTATATATTGCTGGACTTAATGCACCTGAAATTCCGTTTAATGATAGTGGTTTTTCGCGTGAACAATTAATTGACTTAGCTTTGCGTGTTGTAAATGGTGTTCTTGAAGATAAGCCAGAAGATTTAACGATTACTACTCACCTTTGCCGTGGTAACTACCGTTCTAAATGGGCATTTGAAGGTAGCTATGCTAAAATTGCACCAACATTGTTCGCAAAAGAAAAAGTGAATGGCTTTTTCTTAGAATATGATGATGACCGCTCTGGTGATTTCGGACCATTAGATTATATACCAAACGATGGTCCAAGAGTTGTTCTTGGTGTTTTTACATCTAAACATGGACATTTAGAAGTTAAGGAAAATATTAAAGCTCGTGTAGAAGAAGCAACAAAGTATGTGCCATTAGAGCAATTATGTATTAGTCCACAATGTGGATTTGCTTCAACGCATCATGGAAATATCTTAACCGAAGAAGAGCAATGGGCGAAGTTAAAGTACATTGTAGATATTTCAAAAGAGATTTGGGGATAA
- a CDS encoding aspartyl-phosphate phosphatase Spo0E family protein, translated as MAKETKKLMMCINGLKSDLFQIAENTGLDSRYTLECSIQLDELIKRYHQENEKNNTIE; from the coding sequence ATGGCTAAGGAAACCAAGAAACTTATGATGTGCATTAATGGTCTTAAATCTGATTTATTTCAAATTGCGGAAAATACTGGTCTAGATAGTCGGTATACTTTGGAATGTAGTATTCAATTGGACGAACTAATTAAGCGATATCATCAGGAAAATGAAAAAAACAACACTATTGAATAG
- a CDS encoding helix-turn-helix transcriptional regulator: MIGMNVRILRKRNKMSQELLAERINVSRQTVAKWENEEALPDIHKCKMLAEIFQVTLDQLSGEMEEKDVEDLAPKGKQFFGVVKVGERGQIVIPKQAREMYQIKPGDKLVVLGEDVTKGIAVLKSEAFLEFADMIRRLELTEEEIE; the protein is encoded by the coding sequence ATGATTGGTATGAATGTTCGTATTTTGCGTAAAAGGAATAAAATGAGTCAGGAATTATTAGCTGAGAGAATAAATGTTTCTCGTCAAACTGTAGCAAAATGGGAAAACGAGGAGGCGCTCCCTGATATTCATAAATGTAAGATGTTAGCTGAAATCTTTCAAGTAACTTTAGATCAATTATCCGGAGAAATGGAGGAAAAAGATGTAGAAGATCTTGCTCCAAAAGGGAAACAATTTTTTGGTGTTGTAAAGGTAGGAGAGCGAGGTCAGATTGTTATTCCAAAGCAAGCAAGGGAAATGTATCAAATAAAACCAGGAGATAAACTAGTTGTGTTAGGGGAAGATGTGACAAAAGGCATTGCGGTCTTAAAAAGTGAAGCTTTTCTGGAATTTGCAGATATGATTCGCAGGCTTGAATTAACAGAAGAGGAAATAGAATGA
- a CDS encoding nitroreductase family protein, producing MPSREFVVVTNRETLDLLYHTTPYMKWLKEAQGAVIVTGRPEISKYWLQDASIACSYIWLSAVNEGLGCAFGAVFNMEDEVKSEQGEEYVRKILHIPSDRRVIAVLGLGYQKEIFK from the coding sequence TTGCCTTCTAGAGAATTTGTTGTTGTAACAAATCGAGAGACATTAGATCTTCTTTATCATACAACACCATATATGAAGTGGTTGAAAGAAGCACAAGGTGCCGTTATTGTTACAGGGCGTCCTGAAATTAGCAAGTATTGGCTGCAGGATGCATCGATTGCATGTAGTTATATTTGGTTATCAGCAGTTAACGAAGGACTTGGTTGTGCTTTTGGAGCTGTTTTTAATATGGAGGATGAAGTGAAATCAGAACAAGGAGAAGAATATGTAAGAAAAATCCTTCACATCCCTTCTGATCGAAGGGTTATTGCGGTCTTAGGATTAGGGTATCAAAAAGAAATTTTTAAGTAA
- a CDS encoding TetR/AcrR family transcriptional regulator codes for MTTSKLDRRKKYTRMVLKDSLIQLLKEKQISSITVKEICDLADINRSTFYAHYSDQFDLLDKIEEELIEDMKGYLSQYSYEEDDLKMIEKLLEYFASKQEICKILLNEKVDTTFQKKVMKVAHHFFIENWKANNQFNGYPSEYLSTFIISGSIYVTKEWLNRGMDKTPKEMAEMINNLIKNGLFGT; via the coding sequence ATGACAACTTCAAAATTAGATCGACGCAAAAAATATACGCGTATGGTTCTGAAAGATAGTTTAATCCAATTATTAAAGGAAAAACAGATTTCTTCCATTACTGTTAAGGAAATTTGTGACTTGGCTGATATTAATCGCTCTACTTTTTATGCTCACTATTCCGATCAATTTGACCTTCTTGATAAAATTGAAGAAGAATTAATTGAGGATATGAAAGGATATTTGAGTCAATACAGCTATGAAGAAGACGACTTAAAGATGATTGAAAAACTGTTAGAATACTTCGCTTCTAAGCAAGAAATTTGCAAAATACTTCTTAATGAAAAAGTGGACACAACATTTCAAAAAAAGGTAATGAAGGTAGCACATCATTTTTTTATAGAAAACTGGAAAGCCAATAATCAATTTAATGGATATCCATCAGAATATTTAAGTACATTTATCATAAGTGGAAGTATTTATGTTACCAAAGAATGGCTAAACAGAGGAATGGACAAAACACCAAAAGAAATGGCTGAAATGATTAATAATCTAATCAAAAATGGTCTTTTCGGGACATAG
- a CDS encoding cell wall hydrolase, with protein sequence MPRVKYTESDIDLMARMMRAEAEGEGKLGMLMVGNVIVNRLKANCLDFKDLRSVRDVIYQVQGGNYSFEAVQKGNVFYQRARGIEKKLAKQNLDYWREHPSKFALWYFNPYAACPPTWYDQPITGQYKQHCYYEPKPDTCEGAYVW encoded by the coding sequence ATGCCAAGAGTAAAATACACCGAGAGTGACATCGATTTAATGGCAAGGATGATGAGAGCAGAAGCAGAAGGTGAAGGCAAACTAGGAATGCTGATGGTTGGCAATGTTATTGTTAATCGACTAAAGGCTAATTGCTTAGATTTTAAAGACTTACGATCAGTTCGAGATGTTATTTACCAAGTTCAGGGTGGAAATTATTCTTTTGAAGCCGTTCAAAAAGGAAATGTTTTTTACCAAAGAGCAAGAGGTATAGAAAAAAAATTAGCTAAACAAAATCTTGATTATTGGAGAGAGCATCCTTCAAAGTTTGCACTTTGGTACTTTAATCCTTATGCTGCATGTCCACCTACATGGTACGATCAACCAATCACAGGACAATACAAACAACATTGCTATTATGAACCAAAGCCTGATACTTGCGAAGGTGCTTACGTTTGGTAA